In Phyllopteryx taeniolatus isolate TA_2022b chromosome 13, UOR_Ptae_1.2, whole genome shotgun sequence, the following are encoded in one genomic region:
- the LOC133487935 gene encoding E3 ubiquitin ligase TRAF3IP2-like isoform X2 produces MSSSHRMEDGHGWEEEAEQLEPPLPLKSDEDDGGAWPFLPLAHHYVHRTHDFHPEMCHDLSRHCALCCHQRRSPEPPSQNWLRSQVSPSVSVNVPHFFVPPEELVSRVSGVTTTTAAVSSAAVSSAASHAHQRRRSLPKESRNIFITYSSDSSCEMIGLVDFLSKHGFQPAMDTVDRPRTNVDVITWEHAFIKDPSTPIIVAISPRYKADIEGCAVHTRGLHTKYIYSMMQHEFIQQGSLNFRFIPVLFLDASQEDVPAWLQNTRVYRWPRDTNDLLLRLLREERFVLPPVPVELSLIITPVATTS; encoded by the exons ATGTCGTCTTCACACAG AATGGAGGATGGACACGGTTGGGAGGAGGAAGCGGAGCAACTTGAACCTCCTTTGCCGCTCAAGTCTGACGAGGATGATGGTGGGGCCTGGCCGTTCTTGCCACTTGCTCACCACTATGTGCACCGCACACATG ACTTCCACCCTGAGATGTGTCATGACTTGAGTCGCCACTGTGCTCTGTGCTGCCATCAGCGAAGAAGCCCCGAACCACCCTCCCAAAACTG GCTACGAAGCCAGGTGTCGCCGAGCGTCTCGGTGAACGTGCCGCACTTCTTTGTGCCGCCTGAAGAGCTCGTGTCGAGAGTCAGCGGTGTGACGACGACAACGGCGGCGGTCTCCTCGGCGGCGGTCTCTTCGGCGGCCTCGCACGCACACCAGAGACGACGAAGCCTGCCAAAGGAGTCGA GAAACATCTTCATCACCTACTCCTCGGACTCGTCTTGTGAGATGATCGGCCTCGTTGACTTCCTGTCCAAACATGGCTTCCAACCTGCC ATGGACACAGTTGACAGGCCCCGTACAAACGTGGACGTCATCACTTGGGAGCACGCTTTCATTAAAGAC ccaTCCACCCCCATCATTGTGGCTATCAGTCCGCGCTACAAGGCAGACATTGAAGGCTGTGCTGTGCACACACGCGGTTTGCACACtaaatacatttactccatg ATGCAGCATGAATTCATCCAACAGGGCAGCTTGAACTTCCGGTTCATCCCTGTGCTCTTCCTCGATGCCTCCCAG GAGGACGTTCCGGCTTGGCTTCAGAACACGCGTGTCTACCGCTGGCCGCGGGACACGAACGACCTGTTGCTGCGACTGCTGAGGGAGGAGAGGTTTGTTCTTCCTCCGGTGCCCGTGGAGCTCTCCCTCATCATCACACCTGTGGCTACCACATCTTAA
- the LOC133487935 gene encoding E3 ubiquitin ligase TRAF3IP2-like isoform X4: MSSSHRMEDGHGWEEEAEQLEPPLPLKSDEDDGGAWPFLPLAHHYVHRTHDFHPEMCHDLSRHCALCCHQRRSPEPPSQNWLRSQVSPSVSVNVPHFFVPPEELVSRVSGVTTTTAAVSSAAVSSAASHAHQRRRSLPKESRNIFITYSSDSSCEMIGLVDFLSKHGFQPAMDTVDRPRTNVDVITWEHAFIKDPSTPIIVAISPRYKADIEGCAVHTRGLHTKYIYSMVTFFSTLFD; the protein is encoded by the exons ATGTCGTCTTCACACAG AATGGAGGATGGACACGGTTGGGAGGAGGAAGCGGAGCAACTTGAACCTCCTTTGCCGCTCAAGTCTGACGAGGATGATGGTGGGGCCTGGCCGTTCTTGCCACTTGCTCACCACTATGTGCACCGCACACATG ACTTCCACCCTGAGATGTGTCATGACTTGAGTCGCCACTGTGCTCTGTGCTGCCATCAGCGAAGAAGCCCCGAACCACCCTCCCAAAACTG GCTACGAAGCCAGGTGTCGCCGAGCGTCTCGGTGAACGTGCCGCACTTCTTTGTGCCGCCTGAAGAGCTCGTGTCGAGAGTCAGCGGTGTGACGACGACAACGGCGGCGGTCTCCTCGGCGGCGGTCTCTTCGGCGGCCTCGCACGCACACCAGAGACGACGAAGCCTGCCAAAGGAGTCGA GAAACATCTTCATCACCTACTCCTCGGACTCGTCTTGTGAGATGATCGGCCTCGTTGACTTCCTGTCCAAACATGGCTTCCAACCTGCC ATGGACACAGTTGACAGGCCCCGTACAAACGTGGACGTCATCACTTGGGAGCACGCTTTCATTAAAGAC ccaTCCACCCCCATCATTGTGGCTATCAGTCCGCGCTACAAGGCAGACATTGAAGGCTGTGCTGTGCACACACGCGGTTTGCACACtaaatacatttactccatg GTTACATTCTTCTCCACGTTGTTTGATTGA
- the LOC133487935 gene encoding E3 ubiquitin ligase TRAF3IP2-like isoform X1: protein MSSSHRMEDGHGWEEEAEQLEPPLPLKSDEDDGGAWPFLPLAHHYVHRTHDFHPEMCHDLSRHCALCCHQRRSPEPPSQNWLRSQVSPSVSVNVPHFFVPPEELVSRVSGVTTTTAAVSSAAVSSAASHAHQRRRSLPKESRNIFITYSSDSSCEMIGLVDFLSKHGFQPAMDTVDRPRTNVDVITWEHAFIKDQPSTPIIVAISPRYKADIEGCAVHTRGLHTKYIYSMMQHEFIQQGSLNFRFIPVLFLDASQEDVPAWLQNTRVYRWPRDTNDLLLRLLREERFVLPPVPVELSLIITPVATTS from the exons ATGTCGTCTTCACACAG AATGGAGGATGGACACGGTTGGGAGGAGGAAGCGGAGCAACTTGAACCTCCTTTGCCGCTCAAGTCTGACGAGGATGATGGTGGGGCCTGGCCGTTCTTGCCACTTGCTCACCACTATGTGCACCGCACACATG ACTTCCACCCTGAGATGTGTCATGACTTGAGTCGCCACTGTGCTCTGTGCTGCCATCAGCGAAGAAGCCCCGAACCACCCTCCCAAAACTG GCTACGAAGCCAGGTGTCGCCGAGCGTCTCGGTGAACGTGCCGCACTTCTTTGTGCCGCCTGAAGAGCTCGTGTCGAGAGTCAGCGGTGTGACGACGACAACGGCGGCGGTCTCCTCGGCGGCGGTCTCTTCGGCGGCCTCGCACGCACACCAGAGACGACGAAGCCTGCCAAAGGAGTCGA GAAACATCTTCATCACCTACTCCTCGGACTCGTCTTGTGAGATGATCGGCCTCGTTGACTTCCTGTCCAAACATGGCTTCCAACCTGCC ATGGACACAGTTGACAGGCCCCGTACAAACGTGGACGTCATCACTTGGGAGCACGCTTTCATTAAAGAC cagccaTCCACCCCCATCATTGTGGCTATCAGTCCGCGCTACAAGGCAGACATTGAAGGCTGTGCTGTGCACACACGCGGTTTGCACACtaaatacatttactccatg ATGCAGCATGAATTCATCCAACAGGGCAGCTTGAACTTCCGGTTCATCCCTGTGCTCTTCCTCGATGCCTCCCAG GAGGACGTTCCGGCTTGGCTTCAGAACACGCGTGTCTACCGCTGGCCGCGGGACACGAACGACCTGTTGCTGCGACTGCTGAGGGAGGAGAGGTTTGTTCTTCCTCCGGTGCCCGTGGAGCTCTCCCTCATCATCACACCTGTGGCTACCACATCTTAA
- the LOC133487935 gene encoding E3 ubiquitin ligase TRAF3IP2-like isoform X3, which produces MSSSHRMEDGHGWEEEAEQLEPPLPLKSDEDDGGAWPFLPLAHHYVHRTHDFHPEMCHDLSRHCALCCHQRRSPEPPSQNWLRSQVSPSVSVNVPHFFVPPEELVSRVSGVTTTTAAVSSAAVSSAASHAHQRRRSLPKESRNIFITYSSDSSCEMIGLVDFLSKHGFQPAMDTVDRPRTNVDVITWEHAFIKDQPSTPIIVAISPRYKADIEGCAVHTRGLHTKYIYSMVTFFSTLFD; this is translated from the exons ATGTCGTCTTCACACAG AATGGAGGATGGACACGGTTGGGAGGAGGAAGCGGAGCAACTTGAACCTCCTTTGCCGCTCAAGTCTGACGAGGATGATGGTGGGGCCTGGCCGTTCTTGCCACTTGCTCACCACTATGTGCACCGCACACATG ACTTCCACCCTGAGATGTGTCATGACTTGAGTCGCCACTGTGCTCTGTGCTGCCATCAGCGAAGAAGCCCCGAACCACCCTCCCAAAACTG GCTACGAAGCCAGGTGTCGCCGAGCGTCTCGGTGAACGTGCCGCACTTCTTTGTGCCGCCTGAAGAGCTCGTGTCGAGAGTCAGCGGTGTGACGACGACAACGGCGGCGGTCTCCTCGGCGGCGGTCTCTTCGGCGGCCTCGCACGCACACCAGAGACGACGAAGCCTGCCAAAGGAGTCGA GAAACATCTTCATCACCTACTCCTCGGACTCGTCTTGTGAGATGATCGGCCTCGTTGACTTCCTGTCCAAACATGGCTTCCAACCTGCC ATGGACACAGTTGACAGGCCCCGTACAAACGTGGACGTCATCACTTGGGAGCACGCTTTCATTAAAGAC cagccaTCCACCCCCATCATTGTGGCTATCAGTCCGCGCTACAAGGCAGACATTGAAGGCTGTGCTGTGCACACACGCGGTTTGCACACtaaatacatttactccatg GTTACATTCTTCTCCACGTTGTTTGATTGA